The Kineothrix sp. IPX-CK genomic interval AAAGGTCCAAGCGGCGGTACCGGTCAGCCAGCTGTTCTTCGCTTCGCCATGGAATTTCGCATCGCGTCCGGCGACCATCTGCGCATATACATAAGGCTCCGTTCTGTGAATCTCGCTGATTTCTTCAACATAAGCAGGGCAAGTCTTCCGATAGATTTCAAAAGCGCGGTCTCCGCGTCCTATTACCGTCTCAGCAATGGAGACCCAAGGGTTATTGTGGCAGAAGATACCCGCGTTCTCTTTGTAGCCCGGAGGATAAGAGGAAACCTCTCCCAGCTCCAGATGATATTTCGTATAAGCCGGCTGCAGAATCATAACGCCGTATTCGGTATCCAGCTTTTCTTTTACGGAATCCAAAGCTTTTTTCGCCAATCCTTCTTTTATGCCGACTCCGGCAAGGGAGCAAAAGCCCTGAGGCTCTATGAAGATCTGTCCCTCTTCGCATTCCCTGGAACCGACCTTATTGCTGTAGGCATCGTAAGCGCGGATAAACCATTCGCCATCCCAGCCATCTTTTAAAATTGCCTCGTTCATGAGCCTGACTTCTTTTCTGGCCCTTTCCGCTTCTGTGGGCATTCCCATCAATTCACAAAGCTGTGCGTATTCTTCGCCATATTTAACGAACATGCCGGCAATAAATATGGACTCAGCCACAGGCCCTTCACTGGGGCCGAAGGTCTGGAAAGACTCTCCGGGATGCTCGGAAAAGCAATTCAGGTTCAGACAGTCGTTCCAATCGGCACGTCCGATCAGAGGTAGATTGTGAGGTCCCTTGTGTGTTACGATGTAATCTAACGAGCGCCTTAAATGTTCCATGAGCGGTGCCGCAACGGAAGCGTCGTTATCGAAGGGCACCATTTCGGTCAATATGGAAACGTCTCCCGTTTCCCGGACATAAGCGCTTGTTCCTGCGATGAGCCATAACGGATCGTCATTGAATCCGCTGCCGATGTCGGAATTACCCTTCTTTGTAAGGGGCTGATACTGATGATATGCGCTTCCGTCCTGGAACTGGGTAGAAGCGATATCGATAATCCTTTCTCGTGCACGGTCGGGAATGAGATGAACGAAACCGAGAAGATCCTGACAGGAATCGCGGAAGCCCATACCCCTTCCGATACCGGATTCATAATAGGATGCGGAACGGGACATGTTGAAGGTTATCATACACTGATATTGGTTCCAGATATTTACCATACGGTCCACTTTATCGTTCGCGGACTTGACCGTATATTTGGAAAGCAGACCATCCCAATAGCTGTTCAACTGAGCAAAGGCATTATCCACATCCTCGTCCGTTTGATACCTGGACAGCATTTCATCTGCCGGCTCCTTATTGATTATCCCATGAGCCTCCCATTTTTCATCCTGTGGATTTTCCAGATAGCCGAGTACAAAGACGAAGGATTTCGTCTCGCCGGGCTGCAAGGAAAGATTGAGCTGGTGAGCAGCTATGGGAGACCAGCCGCTGGCGATGGAACCTGTACATGCGCCGTTTTCTACCGCCAAGGGTGCGTCGGCACCACGGTAAGCGCCCAAGAAATCATCGCGGCTCGTATCGAAGCCGTCGATTTCTGAGTTCACAGAGTAAACGGCGTAGTGATTCCGGCGTTCTCTGTATTCTGTTTTATGATAAATCGTGGAACCAACGACCTCCACTTCTCCGATGCTCAAATTGCGCTGGAAGTTCTTCATATCGTCATCTGCGTTCCAAAGGCACCATTCCACATATGAGAAGAGCGAAAGCGTCTTCACGGAAGAGGAATTGTTGGTCAGCTTAAGCGAACTGATCTCGCAATTATCGGTCAGGGGAACAAAGCTAAGAACCTGAGCCTGTACATTGTTCTTGGATGAAGTAAAACGGCTGTATCCAATGCCGTGACGGCATTCATAGGAATCCAGCTCGGTCTTTGAAGGCTGCCAGCCGGGATTCCATATAGTATCGCCATCCTTAATAAAAAAGTATTTACCGTTTACATCGCCGGGAACATCGTTGTAACGATATCTGGTAAGGCGTAAAAGCTTCGCGTCTTTATAAAATGAGTATCCGCCGCAGGTATTGGAAATAATGCTGAAAAACTCATTGCATCCAAGATAGTTAATCCACGGAAGGGGCGTCCTCGGGGTTGTAATGACGTACTCCTTCTTGCTATCGTCAAAAAATCCAAATTTCATAATAACTCCTATCTGTGTGATTTAACACACGTATAAATCAGGATGTTGAAAAAATCTTTTGATTTTCAACCTATCCTCCCTATCCTAATAAGTAAGAGCATAAAATATAAATCCATCATGTTTAAAACCGCTTTGAATTCTAAATATATGTACGAAAACAATTAATGACAGCAAAAATACCTCTTAAAAATGCATTATAGAAAACGATTAAGTAAAAGTCAAGTAAAAGACAAAATTCTTCGCGAATTAAATTATACAGAATATATTTTTATAATGCAAGACGAAACCGCGTAAAATACCAGTAAAATTAAGGTTTTTTTATTTGCGTGCAAAAAATGTCTTAAAAAACATAAATTTGTCGACTGTACGAAAACGATTTAAAAAACAACTGTCTCAAACGCATTATATAGAAGAAAAAGAAATCATAATTGTGCAAAAGCTTGAAAAAATTATATTTAAAACTGTTTAAAACTCACAAAAGTATAAAAAATGAACAAAACAAATAAAAAAACTCTTGAAAAAATATAAAAAATGTTATACACTGAAAATACGAAAACGATTAAGTGATTCAAAACACTCATCTCTATAACAGATGTTTGGTTGGAGTTTTGGATAAGATAAGTTATAATATTCTATAAACGGCAATGACCGAACTTCTAATAAATGGAGGGAGTAAGTGACATGGTGTCAATGAAAGATATTTCGGTAGCATGTGGGGTATCGGTAGCGACGGTAAGCAAGGCGCTGAATAACCATAGCGATATCGGAGAAGAGACGAAAGAGCATATTAGAAAGGCCGCCAAGGAAATGGGATACTTCCCCAACTCGGCAGCAAAGGCTTTGAAGACAAACCGTACATATAATTTGGGAGTGCTTTTTGTAGATGATGATCAAAGCGGTTTGAAGCATGACTACTTCGCATACGTTTTAGACAGCTTTAAGAGGACGGCGGAGCAGAGAGGGTATGATATGACCTTCATTAACTGCTGTAAGACCAGAACGAACAAGATGTCTTATCTGGAGCATGCGATGTATCGGGGCTTTGACGGAGTGGCAATAGCTTGTATCGATTTCTATGATCCGGAGGTCGTGGAGTTAGTCAGAAGCGATATTCCGGTAGTGACCATTGACCACTTGTTCAATAATAGAATTGCAATCATTTCAGACAACGTGAAGGGAATGAAGGATTTACTTACTTTCGTATACAGTAAAGGGCATAGGCGTATTGCTTACATCCACGGTATGGACTCGGCGGTAACGCAAAGCCGGTTGTCTTCCTTTTATAAGACGGCGGAGGAGCTTGGACTGGAAGTTCCGGATGAATACATAAAAGAGGCCGCATACAGGGATACGAAGGGTTCTTTCACACAGACGCAGGAGCTTCTGGATTTACCCAATCCTCCGACCTGCATCTTATATCCTGATGATTTTGCCAGCTTCGGAGGAATCAATGCTATTACGGAGAGAGGACTTAGCATTCCTCAGGACATTTCCATAGCGGGATACGATGGAATAAGGATTGGAAGGCATTTGGAGCCGCAGCTTACAACTTTGCGTCAGGACACTGAACAGGTAGGAGCAAAGGCGGCAGAAAGTCTGGTCAACCTGATAGAGCATCCGAAGACGACGCTGATTCAGCAGGTCGTGGTGGAAGGAGAAGTTTTTGAAGGAAGATCGGTAGGAATAATAATTTAGGCATTTTTGCTGTGAGAAATATAATCGCTAAATCATGATATTTATTTCACGGCAATCATATAAATGCAAACAAACAACACACCTATTATTAAACTAACTCAAAGGGAGGAAATGTAAATGAAAAAAAGAGTACTCAGTGCTTTGCTTTCTGTAACCATGGTAGCTAGTCTACTTGCAGGCTGCGGCGGAAGCACAACAACAACTACAACGGAAGCGCCTGCTGAAGACGCGGCACCGGCAGCAGAAGAAGCTGCACCTGCAGATGACGCGGCGCCGGCAGATGATGCGGCAGCATCTACGGATAAGTTCTATATCTATTCATGGAATACGGAACTTGGGGAAAGATTGGAATATGTTTATGAAGCATATCCGGAAATCAAAGACAGAGTTGAATATGTAAACGTTGGTGACTCCGCGATATATCAGGAGAAAATTGACCAGCTGTTACAGACACCCGATGCAGCGGACTATCCGGATCTCATCGCTTTCGAAGCAGGCTACATCATGAAGTACACGAACAGCGATTACACTATTCCGGTAACGGACTGCGGTCTTACGGATGCTGATTTAGCTGAAATGTATCCTTACACAATTACTATCGCAACGGACCAGAGAGATAACTCTTTAAAGGGTGTTTCATGGCAGAGCTGCCCCGGTTCCTTTATCTACAGAACTGACCTTGCAGAATCATTGCTCGGAGTAAAGACTCCCGAAGAAATGCAGGCCAAGATCGGTACCTGGGAAGACTTCCTCGATACAGCCAGAGAAGTTAAGGAAAAATCCGGCGATGCAACGAGAATGCTTTCCTCTAACGGCGACGTAGTTAATGCATTCATGTCCAATAAGACTCAGCCTTGGGTTGACAAAGAAGGCGTTTTCCATATGGACGATGCAATGCTTCAGTATCTTGATGTTGTTAAGACATTAGAGCAGGAAGACTTAACACAGAAGACTACACAGTGGTCTGAAGAGTGGAATGCAGGACCTTCCGGTGATTCCGTATTCGGTTATTTCGGATGTACATGGTTCTTGCACTGGACAATCAAAGCTAACTGCGGCGGAGAAAAAGTTGGCGAAGGTACTTACGGACTTTGGAACATGACTCAGGGACCGGCTCCTTATTACTGGGGCGGAACATGGCTTGGCGCAACGGCAGGCTGCTCCGATACAGCTTTAGCGGGACAGATCATGAAAGCTCTTTGTACTGATACTGAAATTATGACGAAAATGTCCGAAGAAACCCTTGATTATGTAAATAACAAGGCGGCTATGAAGACGTTATCCGATGCAGGCAAAGGCGCATATGACTTCCTCGGCGGTCAGGACTTCATCGCTGTATTCTCTCCTCTTGCTGAAGACGTAGACGTATCCTGGATGAGCGCATATGACCAGAAGGTTAATGAGCTTCTCGATACACAGGTTACGGAATTCTCCTTAGGCAACAAAGATAAGGATGCGGCAGTTGCAGATTTCAAAGCGGCAGTTGCAGAAGCTTACCCGGCTGTAACAGTAGAATAAGTTGTGAAATAGATTCCTAATAAGAAGTTTGAATTCTGTACCGGCTTACTCAGCCGGTACAGATATTCTTGGGATAATTTTTTATATAATGACGCTCGCCGGCATAACGGCATAGATGTTTGACAAGGTTTTATTGCTAAACGAATAAAGAATGATAAAATCGTGTCCAATGCCTATGCAGGAATGCAAAGGCAGAAATAAAGGGCATCACAAATAAAAATAATAAGGAAAGAGGATGTGAAGATAATGGCAAAACCTGCAAAACAAAAGCGCAAGACAGTGGAATACAGCAGATACGGTTATTACTTTATTGCTCCGTTTTTTATTGTATTTGCAATATTTCAGTTATGGCCACTGATTTATACGATTGGTTTGGCTTTTTGTGAAAACTACACCGATACGATGTTCAACGTAGAAGTAGGTCCGGTGTTCAACGGAATTGAAAACTTTAAAACGGTATTCATCGGCAAAGACGGTACTCTGTTCAATACATATACGTTTCAGTCTTTATGGAATACCATTATAATGTGGCTTTTGAACTTCATTCCGCAGATACTTCTGGCGCTTATACTGGCGGTATGGTTTACGGATACGCGTGTGAAGATGAAAGCGCAAGGCGCATATAAGATTATGACCTTTATGCCTAATATCATTACGGCTGCTACGATTTCCGTATTATTCTACAGCTTGTTTAACTATCCTAACGGACCGGTCAACCAGTTCCTTCTGGAATCCGGCCTCCTATCTCAGCCATATAGATTCTTTCAGCAGAAATGGGCAACGAGAGGGATTATATCCTTTATCAATTTCTGGATGTGGTATGGAAATACGATGGTCGTTTTGACTGCCGGCGTGCTCGGTATCAGCCCTTCCCTTTTTGAAGCGGCGAGAGTGGACGGAGCATCGAGTTTCCAGATATTCAAAAAGATTACGTTACCGTTGCTTCGTCCGATTTTGTTGTTCACGCTTGTGAACTCCGCAATCGGCGGCTTGCAGATGTACGATATTCCTAAGCTTCTTACTACCAGCGGATACGGAGATCCTGATTATACGACGAGAACGATTACTATGTACATGCGAGAACTGGCCTTTACCGGTGCAAAGCAAATGGGTAAGGCATCAGCGACCTCTGTTGTACTGTTTGTTGTAACCTTGTTCTTCAGCTTGATCCTCTTCTATATTATGCGGGATAAGGATGCGATAAGGGAGCGAAAGCAAAACAAAGCAATACAGAAAGAGATAGCAAGAAAGGGGGCGAAGTAATATGGCGACAAATACTTCTCAGGCAACCACCAAAGTGAAGGATAGCGCTCATGCGAGAATCATAGGAGCTTCCATATTCAGAAATGCTGTTTGTATTTTTCTTTGCTTCTTAAGCCTGATTCCCTTCTGGATCATGTTGGTAAATGCGACAAGATCCAGTACGGATATTCAGATGGCATTTTCACTCATTCCTTCGACACATATTTTTGAGAACTTCCAGAAGCTGCTGTATCAGGCCAATCAAAATGTGCCTTTATACAGATATATGGTAAACAGTTTTATTATCGCAGGATTTAGTACTGTTCTGTCGGTATATTTCTCTACGGCAACGGCATATGGCGTAACCGTTTATAGATTTAAAGGAAGCCAGTTCGCATGGGCATTCATCATGGCGATCATGATGATTCCTACGCAGGTATCCTCTATCGGTTTCTTCCGTTTCATGTACAATCTGGGACTGAGCAACAATTACATACCGCTTATTATCCCGGCAATCGCGGCTCCTGCGACGGTATTCTTTATGAGACAGTACATGTTGAGTGCGTTGCCTCTGGAAATTATCGATGCGGCAAGAATCGACGGCTCTGCAGAATTCAAGACCTTCAATACGATTGCCGTACCTCTTATGAAGCCGGCGGTTGCGACCCAGGCGATTTTCGTATTCATAGCATCGTGGAATAACTTCTATACGCCATCCATGCTGTTGTCATCCCAGAAATTATATACTCTGCCGATGTTCGTGCAGTTGATGAGAGGGGAACGTTTCCGTTCTGATTACGGTATTATTTATGTAGGACTGGTAATTACAATTTTACCTATATTTATCGTATACTTCGCTTTGTCCAAGTATATTATCGCAGGTGTTGCATTGGGCGGTGTGAAGGAGTAACAAGTTTTATATATAGGAAAGATTTATTTTATAAAAATGTAATTTGACGAAATTAGAAATCTCCACTATCATGAAAGTGATGTGGAGATTTTTTATGTAAGATGAAATACACTTATGGAAGAAGAGGGATTATGACGAGAAACGAATTTATTGATACTTTGCAGAGAGCATTAGCCGGCAACCTGAACAGCAGCTCTGTAAATGAGAATATAAGATATTATCAGGATTATATCGATGTGCAGATCCGTTTAGGGCAGAGCGAAGAGGAGGTTATAGCGAGCCTGGGAGATCCAAGGCTTCTGGCCAAGACCATTACAGAGGCCGGTAAGCTGGAAGGGTGCAGCGGATATCAGGAATACGATGAGGTCTATGAAGAGGGCTATGAGGAGAAGGAGCGAAGCGGGTTTGGCGGAAAGTCGTATCATATGCCGGGCTGGCTGTTAGGGCTTATTGTAGCAGTTATATTGATATTTGTAATAGGAATAGTGGGCTCCGTTTTATCCGTACTTCTTCCTATTATAATACCGCTTTTATGTGTGGTGTTGCTCGTCCGTTTTTTGCGAAGCAGGTAACTGCTTTGCAAGGGGACGGGCATTTTTTTCGCCGGTTGGATATCTTTTGGCTTGCTGTAGGAAATTCGGTGCCCCAAATGGCCGTATATAAAGAAAAATAAAGAGCAGCAGAGCGTCAGAAAGGGTCTGACGCTCTGCATGAGGGGAGTATAAATAATTAATATAAGGGTCTGTAAATAGAAATGATGAAGGGTTATTTCTATTTACATATGTAATTATAACACGAATTTTGAAAAAAGCAATACCAAAATAGTACCAAAGTCCTACAAAGTTTTTGTGCAATTTGAATAAAAAAATAGTACCAAAGTCCTACAAATGAATATGAATACTTTCTTATATAACATGACATACTACTTTTGTAACAAAAACTTATCAGGAGGAATTAAACATGTCTAAAAACGATTACAACCAAAACAGCGACAGGCAGAGTCAGGAAAACAAGTCCAATACCAGCAACAAACAGAACCAGAATCAGAAGAACAGCAATAACAGTAACAACAGTAATAACAATAGTTCAAACAACAATCAGAAAAACAGCAACTATTAAAGCGGTTCTGGAATAGGAAGGGCATCGGAAGATGTCCTTTTTAATTTCATAAGAAAGACCTTGTTACGTTGCAGTAGTAAAGTTCCGGTTTCCTATGAAATAAAAGCACTCCGTGCAGGATGCGCAGCTTCGCGCGCGGAACAAAAGTTGTGCTGCCAAAGTATTTTAGCGCAAGAGTATGCGAAGCGCACTTTTGTTCTGCAATGGGATGAAGTCCATAAAATGATTTTCGGCACCCCGATCGTAATAAAAAATTGCCCTGTTTTCGGCAGGCTTGAGAGGAATAAGTGATTGACACGGAATGGAAAATGGACTTAATATAAAAAGGTATATTATTTAAGGACAATACCATCGTTTGATAAGGTCACACACGGTCGGGTAAGACCTTGTCAAATGATGGTAGGATGTAAGGTAGAGGATCAGATGAAAAGATATGAATTGATTGCGCCATGCCATTTCGGGCTTGAGGCGGTTTTAAAGAAGGAAATTATCGATTTGGGTTACGATATAAGCGGGGTAGAGGACGGAAGAGTCACTTTTTACGGCGATGAAGAGGCGGTGTGCCGCGCCAATGTTTTTTTGCGTACGGCAGAGAGAATCCTCATTAAAATAGGAAGCTTTCGGGCGGAGACATATGAAGAGCTTTTTCAGGGGACGAAGAACCTGCCTTGGGAGGAATTCGTTCCAAGAGACGGAAAGTTCTGGGTAGCGAAGGCCGGAAGCGTAAAGAGTAAGCTGTTCAGTCCCTCGGATATTCAGTCGATAATGAAGAAGGCCATGGTAGAGCGATTAAAAGAGGTATATCGCGAAAGCTGGTTTGAGGAAAACGGAGAGTCATTTCCGGTAAGGGTCTTCTTATTAAAAGATGAGGTGACGGTAGGATTGGACACTACCGGTGATTCTTTACATAAAAGAGGATATCGGAAGCTGACGGCGAAAGCGCCCATTGCAGAGAATCTGGCGGCGGCACTCATTATGCTGACGCCGTGGAGAGCGGATCGAATATTGGTAGACCCGTTCTGCGGCAGCGGTACCATTCCGATAGAGGCGGCGATGATGGCAGCAAATATGGCACCGGGTATGCGCCGGGGATTCACGGCAAAGAATTGGCACCATATAGTAGGCGCACAGATTTGGAGGGATACGCTTGAGGAAGCAGAGGAGATGGTCGATCTCCGGGTAGAAACGGATATACAGGGGTACGACGCGGATGAGGACATCGTTGCAGCCGCCAGGGAAAATGCGCGCCTTGCAGGAGTGGAAAGCTTGATCCATTTTCAGAAACGTGAAGTAAGCGAGTTAAGCCATGCGAAAAAATATGGCTTCATTATAACTAATCCCCCTTACGGAGAGCGTCTGGAGGACAAAGAGAACCTTAGGCCGCTATATGAGATGATTGGTGAGCGCTTCCGCATGCTGGACGCGTGGTCTTTGTATATGATAACTTCCTATGAGAATGCACAGCAGGATATAGGGCGGAAAGCGGATAAGAACAGAAAAATATACAACGGTATGATGAAAACGTATTATTACCAGTTCCTCGGGCCGAAACCGGCAAAAAAGCCGAGGCCGGAGGGGGAAAAACGGCAGGAGTAAAGTAACTATGCGGCAGCAATTGATGAAAAAAACAGTGATATACAGTGTGATATTTGCGGTTGCCGCAATGGCTTTCATCGTATATACTGCTTCCCACAAGGTGATTATGATTGCAGATGTGGCGCAGGACGAGGTACAGGTAAAAGCAGGTGGCGGAGGAACGGCATCTGAGGAAAAGAGTCTTCTCACCTTCGGAGCGAATGAGGAGAATGCGGATTATCTATGTATTCCTTTTCAGGAAGGGATAAAAGCTGAGACCGTAAAAATAGAAAATCGCTATATGGATCATGAGTTATGGATAAGCTTTGAAAATGACTGCAGCGATTTTTATAAGAACAATCAGATTACGGGAAATAAGGATAATATAAGTAAGGGTTATTACGAGCAGGAAGAAAAGAAAACGATATTAAAATTTTCGTTGACAGGAGTATTTGAATATCGTAGTATTTTGGAAGAAAATAATTTGTACATAGAATTTCTTCCTCCGAAGGAAATGTATGAAAAGATAGTAGTCATCGACCCCGCAGGCGGAGGAGAAGAATACGGAGCCAGAAAAGGACTGATTTCGGAGAAGGAAGTAACTTTAGAGATTGCAAAGAAGCTGAAGGAAAAGCTGGATGCCACGGATATTAAGGTATATTACACCAGAATGGAGGATGTGTATCCCGATGAGGCGAGCCGTGCGGCAATCGCTAACGATACGCAAGCGGACATGCTGGTACGTATTCAGGTGGGTGCGAACGCGGATCCTTCGCTTTTTGGCACTCGCGCGATATATAATGAAAGCTATTTCATACCGGGATTCGGAAGCATAGAGCTTGCTGATTTGCTGGAGCGGGAAGTGGTTACCTCGATTCGGGGCAAGGCGATTGGACTGGTCGCTGCGAATGAATCGGAATATGTGCTTCAGGAGGCTATGGTACCGGCAGCGGGCATAAGCGTAGGTTATATAACGAATGAAAAGGAAGAAGCTCTTCTGAAAAGCGAAACCTATCTGGAGAAAATTGCGGATGGATTATATAACGCTATTTTGAAGGCATATGAATGAGGACATATTATATGGGAAGGGAAATTGTTTTCGCTACGGGAAATGCAGGGAAGATGAAGGAAATCAGAGAGATTCTGGCCGATACGGGCTGGGAAGTGCTCTCCATGAAGGAAGTGGGAATCGATATACCCATTGAAGAGAACGGGGCGACCTTCGAAGAGAATGCGATCATAAAGGCGAAAGCGGTATCCGAGGTCTGCGGAGAAATTGTTCTTGCGGATGATTCAGGTCTGGAAATCGATTATTTGAATAAAGAACCGGGCATTTATTCAGCGAGATATATGGGAGAGAATACGTCCTATCGGATTAAGAACGCTAATTTGATAGAAAGGCTTTCGGGGGTAGGGGACGAAGAAAGAACGGCGCGCTTTATATGTGCCATAGCGGCTTTTTTTCCTGACGGAGATATAATTACTACATATGGAGAGGTCGAAGGCAGGATCGGATATGAAGAAAAAGGAGAAAACGGGTTCGGATACGATCCGATATTTTATCTGCCTGAACTTGGAAAAACTACGGCTGAGCTTAGTGACGATGAGAAAAACAACATTAGCCACAGGGGGAAAGCATTGCGTAAAATGAAGGAAGAGCTAAAGAAAAAGCTAAAGAAAAAGCTTTGAAGAGAGGACTAGTATGCGTGTACTGATAGTAAGTGATACACATCGCCAGAACAATAATTACCTGAAGGTTCTTGAAAGAGAAAGGCCCATTGATATGGTGGTTCATTGCGGAGACGCCGAGGGAAGTGAATATTTGATCTGCGAAAGTGCAGGCTGTCCGGTGGAGATCGTCACCGGAAATAATGATTTTTTCTCCGATCTCCCCCGGGAAAAGGAATTTACCATCGGCAGTTACAAAGTATGGCTGACCCATGGACACAACTATTATGTTACGATGGGAAACGAATCCCTCAAAGAAGAAGCGGTTGCACGGGGGGCTGACATAGTCATCTACGGGCATACGCATAGGCCCCTTGTCGATATCGAGGACAAGGTCATCGCAGTCAATCCGGGAAGTCTGGCTTATCCAAGGCAAGAAGGAAAGAGGCCGTCTTATGTGATGATGGAGCTGGATAATGAGGGAAAAGCACATTTCGATATTTGTTATTTATAGGGCTGAAAAGCGGATGAATTTTATGTGCAGATAAAGTTATAAAAATGTGTTGACATGATTTAAACCTTATTATATAATATATCTTGCGCTGTGACAAGGCGAGTGGGTGCGCCGGGGTGTGGCTCAGCTTGGCTAGAGCGCTTGGTTTGGGACCAAGAAGTCGCAGGTTCGAATCCTGTCACCCCGATTTTTAATCGGATGTCGCAATAGAATATGCGGGTGTAGTTCAATGGTAGAACACTAGCCTTCCAAGCTAGATACGTGGGTTCGATTCCCATCACCCGCTTTGGCGGAGCCAAGCGTGCGATGGGAATTATTCATCCTAGTCTGCGACGCATGTCACCCGCTTTGGCGGACAAAGTGTGCAACGGGAATTATTCATTCCAGTCAGCGATGCGTGTCACCCGCTTTGGCGGACAAAGTTTCTTTCAGCGGAGCCAAAGCGTTGGATAATATAATATATGTGTTCGTAGCTCAGTTGGATAGAGCAACGGCCTTCTAAGCCGTGGGTCGGGGGTTCGAATCCCTTCGAGCACATTTGAGATGGGAATTACTATCTTGTAAATAGGAATTAATATCTCGCTATGGTGGGTGTAGCACAGTTGGTTAGCGCGTCAGATTGTGGTTCTGAAGGTCGAGGGTTCGAATCCCTTTACCCACCTTTTTACTTTTAGGAGGAGCATAACGCCCTCGAGGTTGTCTTTACGGACAAGCTTGGTGTTAAAAGTGATGGGCTATCGCCAAGCGGTAAGGCACAGGACTTTGACTCCTGCAGTCGCTGGTTCGAATCCAGCTAGCCCAGTTTAAATATGGGGTATTAGCTCAGTCGGTAGAGCACTTGACTTTTAATCAAGTTGTCCGGGGTTCGAATCCCCGATGCCTCACTATAATGAAGTGACATCTTTATCTGACAAGATATAAGATGTTCTTTTTTATGTAACAGGAAGCTTTTTGACTTATTGCACTGAAAGGATGAAATTATGGAATTGCAGAAAGAAAATAAAATGGGCTATATGCCTGTAAATAAACTATTATTGTCGATGTCATTGCCTATTATGGTTTCCATGCTGGTACAGGCCCTATATAACATAGTGGACAGTGTCTTTGTGGCGATGATTAACGAGAACGCATTGACGGCGGTATCTCTGGCCTTCCCGATACAAAGCCTTATGATTGCTGTGGCGGTGGGTACCGGTGTAGGCATCAATGCGGTATTATCCAAATCGCTGGGAGAGAAGAACTTTGAAAAAGTAAATAGAACCGCGGTCAACGGAGTCTTTCTTGCGCTTGTATCTTACCTCGTTTTTCTTGTAGTGGGATTGACGGCGGTTGTACCGTTTTACCGCAGTCAGACCATGGATGCTCAGATTTTGGAATATGGGAGGGAGTATCTGACTATTGTATGTGTGGCTTCTTTAGGCATATTTATTCAGATTACCTTTGAACGTATGCTGCAATCTACCGGTAAAACCATTTTTACTTTGGCAACGCAGGGAACGGGAGCGGT includes:
- a CDS encoding GH36-type glycosyl hydrolase domain-containing protein, which gives rise to MKFGFFDDSKKEYVITTPRTPLPWINYLGCNEFFSIISNTCGGYSFYKDAKLLRLTRYRYNDVPGDVNGKYFFIKDGDTIWNPGWQPSKTELDSYECRHGIGYSRFTSSKNNVQAQVLSFVPLTDNCEISSLKLTNNSSSVKTLSLFSYVEWCLWNADDDMKNFQRNLSIGEVEVVGSTIYHKTEYRERRNHYAVYSVNSEIDGFDTSRDDFLGAYRGADAPLAVENGACTGSIASGWSPIAAHQLNLSLQPGETKSFVFVLGYLENPQDEKWEAHGIINKEPADEMLSRYQTDEDVDNAFAQLNSYWDGLLSKYTVKSANDKVDRMVNIWNQYQCMITFNMSRSASYYESGIGRGMGFRDSCQDLLGFVHLIPDRARERIIDIASTQFQDGSAYHQYQPLTKKGNSDIGSGFNDDPLWLIAGTSAYVRETGDVSILTEMVPFDNDASVAAPLMEHLRRSLDYIVTHKGPHNLPLIGRADWNDCLNLNCFSEHPGESFQTFGPSEGPVAESIFIAGMFVKYGEEYAQLCELMGMPTEAERARKEVRLMNEAILKDGWDGEWFIRAYDAYSNKVGSRECEEGQIFIEPQGFCSLAGVGIKEGLAKKALDSVKEKLDTEYGVMILQPAYTKYHLELGEVSSYPPGYKENAGIFCHNNPWVSIAETVIGRGDRAFEIYRKTCPAYVEEISEIHRTEPYVYAQMVAGRDAKFHGEAKNSWLTGTAAWTFVNISQYILGLYPTHTGLSIDPCVPKNFGDFELTRQFREGNYTIKVQNPDNAEKGVKQIYVDGNPINGCVIPYIKGKASYDVTVIMG
- a CDS encoding LacI family DNA-binding transcriptional regulator, translating into MVSMKDISVACGVSVATVSKALNNHSDIGEETKEHIRKAAKEMGYFPNSAAKALKTNRTYNLGVLFVDDDQSGLKHDYFAYVLDSFKRTAEQRGYDMTFINCCKTRTNKMSYLEHAMYRGFDGVAIACIDFYDPEVVELVRSDIPVVTIDHLFNNRIAIISDNVKGMKDLLTFVYSKGHRRIAYIHGMDSAVTQSRLSSFYKTAEELGLEVPDEYIKEAAYRDTKGSFTQTQELLDLPNPPTCILYPDDFASFGGINAITERGLSIPQDISIAGYDGIRIGRHLEPQLTTLRQDTEQVGAKAAESLVNLIEHPKTTLIQQVVVEGEVFEGRSVGIII
- a CDS encoding ABC transporter substrate-binding protein, with the protein product MKKRVLSALLSVTMVASLLAGCGGSTTTTTTEAPAEDAAPAAEEAAPADDAAPADDAAASTDKFYIYSWNTELGERLEYVYEAYPEIKDRVEYVNVGDSAIYQEKIDQLLQTPDAADYPDLIAFEAGYIMKYTNSDYTIPVTDCGLTDADLAEMYPYTITIATDQRDNSLKGVSWQSCPGSFIYRTDLAESLLGVKTPEEMQAKIGTWEDFLDTAREVKEKSGDATRMLSSNGDVVNAFMSNKTQPWVDKEGVFHMDDAMLQYLDVVKTLEQEDLTQKTTQWSEEWNAGPSGDSVFGYFGCTWFLHWTIKANCGGEKVGEGTYGLWNMTQGPAPYYWGGTWLGATAGCSDTALAGQIMKALCTDTEIMTKMSEETLDYVNNKAAMKTLSDAGKGAYDFLGGQDFIAVFSPLAEDVDVSWMSAYDQKVNELLDTQVTEFSLGNKDKDAAVADFKAAVAEAYPAVTVE
- a CDS encoding sugar ABC transporter permease; this encodes MAKPAKQKRKTVEYSRYGYYFIAPFFIVFAIFQLWPLIYTIGLAFCENYTDTMFNVEVGPVFNGIENFKTVFIGKDGTLFNTYTFQSLWNTIIMWLLNFIPQILLALILAVWFTDTRVKMKAQGAYKIMTFMPNIITAATISVLFYSLFNYPNGPVNQFLLESGLLSQPYRFFQQKWATRGIISFINFWMWYGNTMVVLTAGVLGISPSLFEAARVDGASSFQIFKKITLPLLRPILLFTLVNSAIGGLQMYDIPKLLTTSGYGDPDYTTRTITMYMRELAFTGAKQMGKASATSVVLFVVTLFFSLILFYIMRDKDAIRERKQNKAIQKEIARKGAK